One part of the Torulaspora delbrueckii CBS 1146 chromosome 8, complete genome genome encodes these proteins:
- the RIB5 gene encoding riboflavin synthase (similar to Saccharomyces cerevisiae RIB5 (YBR256C); ancestral locus Anc_7.181) translates to MFTGIVEQIGTVLEYHNYDDSESGGKGVSVTITDASQVLGDCHIGDSIAINGICLTVTEFNENTFKVGISPETIKRTNVASWTKGSKVNLERAVSQDVRFGGHYVQGHVDTVATIVSKEPEGNSIIFGFKLRDSEYNKFIVEKGFICIDGTSLTIIKVDHNEAFFISMIKHTQENVVMPLKSIGDEVNIEVDLTGKIIEKQVTLALENQIELKSSPFTQMIERIVEEKVENYMKNQK, encoded by the coding sequence ATGTTTACTGGTATTGTAGAGCAGATTGGTACTGTTTTAGAGTACCACAACTACGACGACTCTGAAAGTGGTGGGAAAGGTGTCTCTGTGACAATCACCGATGCTAGTCAAGTCCTAGGGGACTGTCATATTGGAGATTCAATCGCTATCAATGGTATTTGCCTTACCGTGACTGAATTCAACGAAAACACCTTCAAAGTTGGCATATCACCAGAGACTATCAAGAGAACTAACGTTGCGTCATGGACTAAAGGCTCGAAAGTCAACTTGGAAAGAGCTGTTTCACAGGATGTTAGATTTGGTGGACACTATGTTCAAGGCCATGTTGACACTGTGGCCACAATTGTCTCCAAAGAGCCAGAAGGAAATTCGATCATTTTTGGATTCAAATTACGAGACTCCGAATATAACAAGTTTATTGTGGAGAAGGGCTTCATCTGTATAGATGGTACTTCTCTAACAATCATCAAGGTTGACCACAATGAAGCGTTCTTTATTAGTATGATCAAGCACACACAGGAAAACGTTGtgatgccattgaagagtatCGGTGATGAGGTGAACATCGAAGTGGACTTGACTGGtaaaattattgaaaagcAAGTCACTCTAGCCCTAGAGAACCAgatagaattgaagagcAGTCCTTTTACCCAAATGATCGAGAGgattgttgaagagaaagttgagAATTAcatgaaaaatcaaaaataa
- the SQT1 gene encoding Sqt1p (similar to Saccharomyces cerevisiae SQT1 (YIR012W); ancestral locus Anc_7.180) encodes MSEGVEDQQQGYEGTPRDEFIDTTEVEQEIALGDDDDAPMDEDDDEEGDEIPEGDEMENETLEIDMSNNSVTYFDKHTDSVFIVFHHPTLPLVCTGGGDDVAHLWTSHSQPPKFAGTLTGHTESVIAGSFTCDGQFLVTADMTGKVLVHMSHKGGSQWKKVSELQEVDEVVWLICHPTIPGIFAFGAIDGSVWCYQIDGSKGSLEQLMSGFVHQQDCSAGAFINVDKGENTLELVTCSLDSTIVGWNCFTAQPLFKIAQENIKGLEAPWVSISVAPASLTNGNAAVVACGSNNGVLAVINCNNEGSVLHLSQVIELKEEDDELDASIESIAWSQNFPLMAVGLVSGDILLYETKTWKIRHKFLLPDSVTKLLFDGDDLFASGIDGKVYQFDARMGKEKFVCTGHNMGVLDFALVKKDDSSLRRVITAGDEGVSLVFEVPN; translated from the coding sequence ATGTCTGAAGGTGTCGAGGATCAGCAACAGGGCTACGAGGGAACTCCTAGGGACGAATTTATCGATACTACCGAGGTTGAACAAGAGATCGCTTTGggtgatgacgatgacgcCCCAATggacgaggatgatgacgaagaggGCGATGAGATTCCTGAGGGTGATGAAATGGAGAACGAGACCTTGGAGATTGATATGAGTAACAATTCTGTGACTTATTTTGACAAACATACCGATTCAGTATTTATAGTATTCCACCATCCAACTTTACCATTGGTTTGTACcggtggtggtgatgacGTTGCACACCTCTGGACTTCTCATTCGCAGCCGCCTAAGTTCGCTGGGACGTTGACTGGACATACAGAGTCTGTTATTGCAGGTTCCTTTACCTGTGATGGGCAGTTCTTGGTGACTGCCGATATGACCGGTAAAGTATTAGTTCATATGTCACATAAAGGTGGTTCCCAGTGGAAGAAAGTATCAGAGTTACAAGAGGTTGATGAAGTGGTGTGGTTGATTTGCCATCCTACGATACCAGGGATCTTCGCATTTGGTGCCATCGATGGATCTGTTTGGTGCTACCAGATTGATGGCTCTAAAGGCTCCTTGGAGCAACTCATGTCGGGATTTGTGCACCAGCAGGATTGTTCTGCTGGTGCCTTCATCAATGTGGATAAGGGTGAAAACACATTGGAGCTAGTGACTTGCTCGCTCGATTCTACCATTGTTGGTTGGAACTGTTTCACAGCTCAACCTTTGTTCAAGATTGCTCAAGAGAACATCAAAGGTTTAGAAGCACCATGGGTGTCTATATCGGTGGCACCCGCCAGTCTCACAAATGGTAACGCAGCTGTCGTAGCATGCGGTTCCAACAATGGTGTCTTGGCTGTAATCAATTGTAACAATGAAGGATCAGTGTTACACTTATCCCAAGTCAttgagttgaaagaagaggacgatGAGCTAGATGCATCTATCGAATCGATCGCATGGTCACAAAATTTCCCACTGATGGCAGTCGGTTTGGTTTCCGGTGATATTCTACTTTATGAGACTAAGACCTGGAAAATTAGACACAAGTTCTTGCTGCCGGACTCCGTGACTAAACTGTTGTTTGATGGTGATGACTTATTTGCATCCGGTATTGATGGTAAGGTATATCAGTTCGATGCAAGAATGGgtaaagagaaatttgTCTGTACTGGCCATAATATGGGTGTTCTAGACTTTGCACTGGTCAAAAAAGATGACTCTTCGCTCAGGAGAGTCATCACCGCTGGTGACGAAGGTGTATCACTTGTTTTCGAAGTTCCAAATTAA
- the STS1 gene encoding Sts1p (similar to Saccharomyces cerevisiae STS1 (YIR011C); ancestral locus Anc_7.179), translated as MNNNSQMGAYSAGFSWGFKSATVVKSPQQEDEGAVAQLLREDANAKRRSKRAFTGSEEEEQQSSSQSSNVHRKYMISKRKSNLSSTIQGQPLPIQRGLELMSKEQLQNVLMEVLKDHPQTQQMVSSRIMGFNFSIEKCSELLKTKLEALYGSVPYSRSYEMNSLDDYAFVRMKPYILEFLNCLIDCILDQIPPRVENLHTSLKFLDECTDMVTHLPRFQLASNNYYYDKCLEQVSYVWCTVIEHIARDVIMAFNDEALLGSWVQKLEVYNDLSNGMLSRPLQLFKSLHCVEDGAPSSTRNPQTFSSNGAVAYKP; from the coding sequence ATGAATAACAATAGTCAAATGGGGGCCTATTCGGCCGGTTTCTCGTGGGGTTTCAAATCCGCAACAGTCGTAAAGAGCCCGCAACAAGAAGACGAAGGAGCTGTTGCTCAACTACTTCGAGAGGACGCTAATGCTAAAAGAAGGTCCAAGAGGGCATTTACTGGTAGTGAGGAGGAAGAGCAACAAAGTTCCTCGCAGAGTTCAAACGTGCACAGAAAGTATATGATCTCCAAGAGGAAATCCAACCTCTCGTCGACGATTCAGGGACAACCGCTGCCCATACAGAGAGGATTAGAACTTATGAGCAAAGAACAATTACAGAACGTACTTATGgaagttttgaaggatcATCCCCAAACACAACAAATGGTAAGCAGTAGGATCATGGGATTCAATTTCAGTATAGAAAAATGCTCAGAACTACTCAAAACCAAACTGGAGGCTCTATATGGGAGCGTACCCTACAGCAGATCATATGAAATGAATAGTTTAGACGACTATGCATTCGTCAGAATGAAACCATACATTTTAGAGTTTTTGAACTGTCTGATCGATTGCATACTGGATCAAATACCTCCAAGAGTGGAGAATTTACACACTTCCCTAAAATTCCTAGATGAATGTACCGATATGGTGACTCACCTGCCAAGATTCCAACTTGCTAGCAATAATTATTATTACGACAAATGCCTCGAGCAAGTATCCTACGTATGGTGCACGGTGATCGAGCACATTGCCAGAGACGTAATAATGGCTTTTAACGACGAGGCTCTACTAGGCAGTTGGGTGCAGAAACTCGAAGTTTACAACGATCTATCAAACGGAATGTTAAGTCGCCCATTGCAGCTTTTTAAATCGCTCCACTGTGTGGAAGATGGTGCACCAAGTTCGACAAGAAACCCACAAACGTTTTCAAGCAACGGAGCAGTCGCTTATAAACCATAA
- the RCF3 gene encoding Rcf3p (similar to Saccharomyces cerevisiae YBR255C-A; ancestral locus Anc_7.178), whose product MGGQVQPIHYDPATVKQLTKEIAIASVIGAAQGAAISVVSGLLLRRFSTVYRNVRTQVRVFYHCSWISMGAVFQADKQLLKFQANYYEKELQRRSRILDEAAERGIFLEEEAALSSTVPQPPSASK is encoded by the exons ATGGGGGGTCAAGTCCAGCCTATTCATTATGATCCAGCTACGGTCAAacaattgacaaaagaA ATCGCTATTGCATCTGTGATCGGAGCAGCTCAAGGTGCTGCGATAAGTGTTGTCAGTGGTCTTTTACTGCGTAGATTTTCCACAGTTTATCGTAATGTTAGGACGCAGGTCCGTGTGTTTTACCATTGCAGTTGGATCTCGATGGGTGCGGTATTTCAAGCCGATAAGCAACTACtaaaatttcaagcaaaTTATTACGAGAAGGAACTTCAAAGGCGAAGTAGAATTCTGGATGAAGCTGCGGAAAGAGGAAttttcttggaagaagaggctGCACTTTCAAGTACCGTTCCTCAACCGCCAAGTGCTTCTAAATGA